A window of the Halichoerus grypus chromosome 2, mHalGry1.hap1.1, whole genome shotgun sequence genome harbors these coding sequences:
- the NPM1 gene encoding nucleophosmin isoform X2, whose product MEDSMDMDMSPLRPQNYLFGCELKADKDYHFKVDNDENEHQLSLRTVSLGAGAKDELHIVEAEAMNYEGSPIKVTLATLKMSVQPTVSLGGFEITPPVVLRLKCGSGPVHISGQHLVAVEEDAESEDEEEEDVKLLSISGKRSAPGSGSKVPQKKVKLAADEDDDEDDDDDDDDEDDDDDDFDDEEAEEKAPVKKSIRDTPAKNAQKSNQNGKDSKPSTPRTKGQESFKKQEKTPKTPKGPSSVEDIKAKMQASIEKAN is encoded by the exons ATGGAAGATTCGATGGACATGGACATGAGCCCCCTGAGGCCCCAGAACTATCTTTTCG GTTGTGAACTAAAGGCTGACAAGGATTATCACTTTAAGGTGGATAATGATGAAAATGAGCACCAGTTATCTTTAAGAACG GTCAGTTTAGGAGCTGGTGCAAAGGATGAATTGCACATTGTTGAAGCAGAGGCAATGAATTATGAAGGCAGTCCAATTAAAGTCACACTGGCAACTTTGAAAATGTCTGTACAGCCAACG GTTTCTCTTGGGGGCTTTGAAATAACACCACCTGTGGTCTTACGGTTGAAATGTGGTTCAGGGCCTGTGCATATTAGTGGACAGCACTTAGTAG ctgtgGAGGAAGATGCAGAGTCagaagatgaagaggaagaggacgTGAAACTCCTTAGTATATCTGGAAAGCGTTCTGCCCCTGGAAGTGGTAGCAAGGTTCCACAG aaaaaagtaaaacttgctgctgatgaagatgatgatgaagatgacgatgatgacgatgatgacgaAGA tgatgatgatgatgattttgatgatgaggaagctgaagaaaaGGCTCCAGTAAAGAAA TCTATACGAGATACTCCAgccaaaaatgcacaaaaatcaaaCCAGAATGGAAAAGACTCAAAACCATCAACACCAAGAACAAAA ggtcaagaatctttcaaaaaacaggaaaagacgCCCAAAACACCAAAAGGACCTAGTTCTGTAGAAGACATTAAAGCAAAAATGCAAGCAAGTATAGAAAAA GCGAATTGA
- the NPM1 gene encoding nucleophosmin isoform X1 → MEDSMDMDMSPLRPQNYLFGCELKADKDYHFKVDNDENEHQLSLRTVSLGAGAKDELHIVEAEAMNYEGSPIKVTLATLKMSVQPTVSLGGFEITPPVVLRLKCGSGPVHISGQHLVAVEEDAESEDEEEEDVKLLSISGKRSAPGSGSKVPQKKVKLAADEDDDEDDDDDDDDEDDDDDDFDDEEAEEKAPVKKSIRDTPAKNAQKSNQNGKDSKPSTPRTKGQESFKKQEKTPKTPKGPSSVEDIKAKMQASIEKGGSLPKVEAKFINYVKNCFRMTDQEAIQDLWQWRKSL, encoded by the exons ATGGAAGATTCGATGGACATGGACATGAGCCCCCTGAGGCCCCAGAACTATCTTTTCG GTTGTGAACTAAAGGCTGACAAGGATTATCACTTTAAGGTGGATAATGATGAAAATGAGCACCAGTTATCTTTAAGAACG GTCAGTTTAGGAGCTGGTGCAAAGGATGAATTGCACATTGTTGAAGCAGAGGCAATGAATTATGAAGGCAGTCCAATTAAAGTCACACTGGCAACTTTGAAAATGTCTGTACAGCCAACG GTTTCTCTTGGGGGCTTTGAAATAACACCACCTGTGGTCTTACGGTTGAAATGTGGTTCAGGGCCTGTGCATATTAGTGGACAGCACTTAGTAG ctgtgGAGGAAGATGCAGAGTCagaagatgaagaggaagaggacgTGAAACTCCTTAGTATATCTGGAAAGCGTTCTGCCCCTGGAAGTGGTAGCAAGGTTCCACAG aaaaaagtaaaacttgctgctgatgaagatgatgatgaagatgacgatgatgacgatgatgacgaAGA tgatgatgatgatgattttgatgatgaggaagctgaagaaaaGGCTCCAGTAAAGAAA TCTATACGAGATACTCCAgccaaaaatgcacaaaaatcaaaCCAGAATGGAAAAGACTCAAAACCATCAACACCAAGAACAAAA ggtcaagaatctttcaaaaaacaggaaaagacgCCCAAAACACCAAAAGGACCTAGTTCTGTAGAAGACATTAAAGCAAAAATGCAAGCAAGTATAGAAAAA GGTGGTTCTCTTCCCAAAGTGGAAGCCAAGTTCATCAATTATGTGAAGAATTGCTTCCGGATGACTGACCAAGAG gctatTCAAGATCTCTGGCAGTGGAGGAAGTCTCTTTAA